The Fimbriimonadaceae bacterium nucleotide sequence GCGCGGTGGCGTTCGGGTTCGCGCTGAAGAGCAGTGTGGCGAGGCCGGCCACGTGGGGGCAGGCACCGCTCGTGCCGCCGAACCAGCCGTAACCGCCGTCGTTGTGGGTCGTCGTGAGGTCCTCGCCCGGGGCGGAGACGTCGACCCAGGTGCCGAAGTTCGAGAACCCAGACTTGTTGACCGACTGGTTCACGGCCGCGACGCTGACGACGTTCTCATAGCCGGCCGGGTATTGAGGGACGGCCGAGGCTTCATTGCCTGCGGCCGCCACCGGGAGCACGCCTCGCGAGACCGCGTAGTCCATGGCGTCCTTTTCTGCGGCGGAGACGCGGTCAGACCAGTAGCTCATGGAGAAGACCCTCGCCCCGTTGTCGGCCGCATAGATGTACGAAGGGATCAAGTAGCTGTCGAAGAGGTATCCGTCTTCGTTCGTGGCCTTGATCATCATGACCCTGCCCAAGGGGGCGACCCCGCTGACCCCGAGGTTGTTGTCCTGCGTGGCCGCGACGATGCCGGAACACGGCGTCCCGTGGCCGTAGTTATCGGCCAGGTTCTTCGTATCGTTGACGAAGTTCCAACCGTGGACGTCGTCGATCTTGCCGTTGCCGTCATCGTCGATCCCGTTGTTGGGGATCTCGCCAGGGTTGGTCCAGAGGTTGTTGGCCAGGTCCGGGTGGGTCTCCAAAATGCCAGTGTCGATCACGGCTACGGTGACGGGAGTGGTGCCGCGGGAGACGTCCCACGCCCGCTCGACCTTCAGCGTGCGAAAGTGCCACTGTTGCTGCCAGAGGGGGTCGTTCGGAGTATAGGCAAGGCGGGCGGCACGGTCGAACTCGACTCGCTTGACCCCGGCCACGCCGAGCATCGTCTGACGGGCCTTGTTGAGATCGCCGGGGAGCTCGACCACGCTCCAACCGATCTGGGGGACATTCGTGACCACGCGACCCGCGACGCGGGCGGCAGCGGCCGAGGCGACAGGGGCGCTCGCCTTGACCAACAGCCGGTGGGGGTGTTGATTTAAAACAGGCTGTTGTGCGAGTGCAGGCAAAAAGCCAAGAGTAAACATGGTCAAGCCTGATGATAACATGGCGTTGGCCCACACGCCCTGGTTTAGGTACCGGAAATCGGCTGTACCTAATCGTTCGAGCGAAGCAGGGCTCCGCCCGCCAAAGCGAGGGCAAGGACGGCATAGGTCGCGTAGAGCGACCGCCTGCAAATCCGGTGTTCGAAGCCGGGGCTGAGCCTCGGCGGCACGAGGTGGAAGTCCGTGACATAGGCGATCCCGGTCACGGCGGCGCTGACCGCCGTTTTCTCCGCCGCGGACGGTTTCCCTCCACGGGCGCGGAACCAGAGCTCGGCCAGGCCCGCCCAACCGAACAGGGCAAAGGCGTTCAGCACCAGCCCAGTTACGAAATACTTGGGCTCCGGCTCATCGACCGTCAGCGCCTCGTCGCCGAAGGCAATGTGGCTGACCGCGTTGATCGGGGCAGCCGCGCTACGGTTCTCGGCCTTGCCGAACGCGAGGAGTGCGACGGTCGTGGCGACCGCGGCGGGCAGGCCCATGAGTGCCGTATTGCGCAGGAACATCTTCTTACCGTACGAAGACGCCGGGAAGGGATCGGCAGGCTAGGCCCGCCGATCGCCGTGGGCAATCGCTACCGCCCCGCCCTTGCCTTCAAGTCACAGAACCATTCTTCGGTCCAGATCGCCCGAGTGGCCATGTTCACGCAGACCGCCTCCAGCACGGCCGGGTCGTAAAGCGCGTTCGGCATGAACATGCGGAAGGCCAACTTGCCGTCGTGCTCGCACCAGGAGCCAAGGCTATGGCAGCGCTTGTACTCGGTCTTCTCGTGCGTGTTCAGGTCGATCACGAGGTGCCCGATGGCGGCCGTGTTCAAGGGCATGGGGACAGTCAGGGTGCAATGGAGCCCGTTGCCCAGTTTTGGATGGGGCTCGTCAGTGCGGACCTCCAAGTGCATGGTGCCCTCGCTGCAACTCCAGTCAAAGTCGGCGGCCAGCCGGCTGTGTTCGTCAGAGTCCAAGTGCCGAGCCTCCCGCTCCATGATCCAGCCTGCCCGCTTCCAGCCTTCGTCCCCGATCCAGCGGCTGGGGCCGTCACCCGAAGGGTGGAAGAAAGAGACCGCCCGGTCGACCATGGGGTCGTGGTCGCTCCGAATGCCCGACTTGGGATGCTCGCTGCAGGCCCGCGTCGCGTGGAACCGCTGGCTCAGCCGCTGCACCATGTCGTAAGCTTCGGTGGCCTGCATCGCGACTGCCGCCGCGAACGTCTTCTTCAGCCAGTCCGAGTCCTCGTCGGTGGCGTAGACGCAACAAAAGAGGCGGATGGTGTCCGCTTTCTCATCGTAGACCGGCCCGCTGAACGTGCAGTGGTCCATTTCATGCTCGAGCGCCTCGGCCAATTGCTGCAGGTGGCCGCGGCCCTTGAGCATGTCTGTCTCCGCGGTGATGCGGTAGACACATTGGGAGTGGCGGAAGACGCCCATGTCCGTGCTTACTCGGGTGGCGAGGTCGCTCGGCCACCAGGTGAAGCCGTCGATCGAATCCGCGACGTATTGGTCATCGACGTGCAGCACGTCGTGGGCCAGCTTCACGAAGCTTTCGCCCAACGATCCCGCGTTCCTCCAGGGCAATCTGTTTACCTCCTCTTCATTATCACGGATTAGGAAGTGTTATAGTTGCGTGCTTCGTCGCTGGCACCCAGCCCTGAGACGAAAAGCAGGTGCCCTAGAGGGGAAGACTCTTGTCGAGCCCCTCCCTTTTCTGCGGCGAGGGGCTCCTGAATTAGTACCGATAGCTCTCGGTCTTGTATGGGCCCTCGACCGGCACGCCGATATACTCCGCCTGCTTGGGAGTGAGTTTGGTGAGTTCGACTCCTAGCTTGCTCAGCTGGAGCCGCGCGACCTTCTCGTCGAGGTGCTTTGGCAGGACGTAGACGCCGGGGGCGTACTCGCCGCGCTTCGTCCAGAGCTCGATCTGGGCCAGAACCTGGTTCGCGAACGAAGACGACATCACGTACGACGGGTGCCCGGTGCCGCAGCCGAGGTTGATCAGCCGGCCCTTGGCGAGCAGGATGATCCGCTTGCCCTCCGGGAAGATGACGTGGTCGACCTGCGGCTTGATCTCGTCCCACTCGTACTTCTCGAGCGAGGCTACGTCGATCTCGTTGTCGAAGTGGCCGATGTTGCAGACGATGGCGTTGTCCTTCATCCGCGCCATGTGGTCGTGGGTGATCACGTGGTAGTTGCCAGTGGCGGTGACGAAGATATCTGCCTTGTCGGCTGCGTACTCCATCGTCACGACCTTGTAGCCTTCCATCGCCGCCTGCAGGGCGCAGATCGGGTCGACCTCGGTGACCCAAACCTGGGCGCTGAGCGCGCGGAGCGCCTGGGCCGAACCCTTGCCGACGTCGCCATAGCCGCAGACCACGGCCACCTTGCCCGCGATCATCACGTCGGTCGCCCGCTTGATCCCGTCTACGAGGCTCTCCCGGCAACCGTAAAGGTTGTCGAATTTTGACTTGGTGACTGAGTCGTTCACGTTGAAGGCGGGGAAGGGGAGGTCGCCCTTCTTCATGAGCTCATAGAGCCGATGGACGCCCGTGGTGGTCTCCTCGCTCACGCCCACGATGTTCGCCTTGATCCGGCTGTAGTAGCCCCCTCCTCGGCTTTCGGGGATGGCTTGTGCCCCGGAAACTGAGGAGGGGGTTGGGGGAGGAGAAATCCGCTTTCGGATGCTCGCGTAGAGGGCCCTCTCCTCTTCACTGGTCGGGTTGTCGAGCACGCTCGGGTCTTGCTCGGCCCGCGAGCCGAGGAGCACGAGGAGCGTCGCGTCGCCCCCGTCGTCGAGGATCATGTTCGGGGTGCCGCCATCGGGCCACTCGAAGATGCGGTGGGTGAACTCCCAGTACTCGTCCAGACTCTCGCCCTTAAACGCGAAGACAGGGATGCCGGCGTCCGCGATCGCGGCGGCGGCGTGGTCCTGCGTGCTGTAGATGTTGCAGCTGGCCCAGCGCACCTCGGCGCCCAACGCCTGCAGGGTCTGGATGAGCACGGCGGTCTGGATCGTCATATGGAGCGACCCGGCGATGCGTGCGCCTTTGAGCGGCTGGCTCGCGGCGAACTCGTTCCGGATCGCCATGAGGCCAGGCATCTCGGTCTCGGCAATGGCGATCTCTTTCCGCCCCCAATCAGCGAGGGCGAGGTCGGCCACGTGGAAATCGGTCTTGATCGGGTTCGTGACGGTGTTCATCGTTTCTGTGTCTCAATTTTCGGTCGGCTTCGGCCAAACCACGCGGCGGGCGGGTCTCCACCCCCAACCCCCTCCTCAGTTTCCAGCGCACGAGCCATCCTTGAAATCCGAGGAGGGGGCTCCGGACCCCTTTGACGAAAAAGGCGCCCGTGAGCGGTTTGCCTCACGAGCGCCGTTCTGCTTTCGGCCCGTCGGGCCGGACGCCGAGCCTGGTCTCATTTCGAGATCGCAGCGCCCCTCGGTGTC carries:
- a CDS encoding S8 family serine peptidase, yielding MVKASAPVASAAAARVAGRVVTNVPQIGWSVVELPGDLNKARQTMLGVAGVKRVEFDRAARLAYTPNDPLWQQQWHFRTLKVERAWDVSRGTTPVTVAVIDTGILETHPDLANNLWTNPGEIPNNGIDDDGNGKIDDVHGWNFVNDTKNLADNYGHGTPCSGIVAATQDNNLGVSGVAPLGRVMMIKATNEDGYLFDSYLIPSYIYAADNGARVFSMSYWSDRVSAAEKDAMDYAVSRGVLPVAAAGNEASAVPQYPAGYENVVSVAAVNQSVNKSGFSNFGTWVDVSAPGEDLTTTHNDGGYGWFGGTSGACPHVAGLATLLFSANPNATARQVREAIEDTATTLNQAPFGEYANYGLVDAEAAMRAILGAPAPPKSVRVRYITNFGISLSTSSILPARYSIARIYGRGFNGVANLRVTQGAVEAFLVNRDRDWVDYRHDVKVNAPVQVWDGQTLLATVQPPVVPRLAFPAIEFSTPGGSATGDFFSTLNDDAQVLTATTNGANLDLQVVFRKVPANSGMQLRVRRRYTGASGNESVRLYDWSSNSYPYGSWDTVSTVPVPTTDTTTLVSVPDIAKYIDPEGSVYARIVVPNQPGNARLLVDSLRLQLRR
- the ahcY gene encoding adenosylhomocysteinase; this translates as MNTVTNPIKTDFHVADLALADWGRKEIAIAETEMPGLMAIRNEFAASQPLKGARIAGSLHMTIQTAVLIQTLQALGAEVRWASCNIYSTQDHAAAAIADAGIPVFAFKGESLDEYWEFTHRIFEWPDGGTPNMILDDGGDATLLVLLGSRAEQDPSVLDNPTSEEERALYASIRKRISPPPTPSSVSGAQAIPESRGGGYYSRIKANIVGVSEETTTGVHRLYELMKKGDLPFPAFNVNDSVTKSKFDNLYGCRESLVDGIKRATDVMIAGKVAVVCGYGDVGKGSAQALRALSAQVWVTEVDPICALQAAMEGYKVVTMEYAADKADIFVTATGNYHVITHDHMARMKDNAIVCNIGHFDNEIDVASLEKYEWDEIKPQVDHVIFPEGKRIILLAKGRLINLGCGTGHPSYVMSSSFANQVLAQIELWTKRGEYAPGVYVLPKHLDEKVARLQLSKLGVELTKLTPKQAEYIGVPVEGPYKTESYRY